A region from the Bosea sp. RAC05 genome encodes:
- the icmT gene encoding IcmT/TraK family protein — MDARAGIFVIFTLVHFRVWTVAMTLMIMVLFWFLEMRGMSLVAAFRALRAWIIGDHRPALGRFKVRAKIDFQRRPD; from the coding sequence GTGGACGCGCGCGCCGGGATCTTCGTGATCTTCACGCTGGTCCACTTCCGCGTGTGGACCGTCGCAATGACCCTGATGATCATGGTCCTGTTCTGGTTCCTGGAGATGCGCGGAATGTCGCTCGTCGCGGCCTTCCGTGCGCTGCGCGCCTGGATCATCGGCGATCACCGGCCAGCACTCGGGCGCTTCAAGGTTCGCGCGAAAATCGACTTTCAGAGACGGCCCGACTGA
- the parM gene encoding ParM/StbA family protein: MTNSILVAIDDGYAQTKIFGVSPTNPGERLRTVYRTSLRPGRLRLASIGGEGVVDCYRTEEGDEFTVSEDVASENTQFDSFHVSTMNRVLAHHGLALAGYRGLDVDLVTGLPVADYFAIDGGLNQEMIKAKTSNLLKGVEPVSSSGPLAVIKTADVGCQAVAALFDYALDDNLNPREGVDIRGKVAIVDIGGRTTDIAVVVGGNQIDNASSGTRNLGVLDVYKLLEGSIQKKFGIRDSIPMKDLDATVRSGTIRLWNNDEDVSDLTRTAIREIENQILREVERKLGSAAMMSAVVFVGGGAALFKDVSSTLRNGCTVEDPEFANARGLWKYAMLQERKGRKAA, translated from the coding sequence ATGACCAACAGCATTCTCGTGGCCATCGACGACGGCTACGCCCAGACGAAGATCTTCGGCGTCTCACCGACCAATCCGGGCGAGCGGCTTCGGACTGTCTATCGCACGTCGCTGCGTCCGGGGCGCCTGCGGCTGGCCTCGATCGGGGGTGAGGGCGTCGTCGACTGCTATCGCACCGAGGAGGGTGACGAGTTCACGGTCTCCGAGGATGTCGCCTCCGAGAACACCCAGTTCGACAGCTTCCATGTGTCGACGATGAACCGCGTCCTGGCCCATCACGGTCTGGCACTGGCCGGCTACCGCGGGCTCGACGTCGATCTCGTGACCGGCCTTCCGGTTGCGGACTACTTCGCCATCGACGGCGGTCTGAACCAGGAGATGATCAAGGCGAAGACCAGCAACCTCCTGAAGGGTGTTGAGCCTGTCTCCTCTTCGGGTCCGCTTGCGGTCATCAAAACCGCTGACGTGGGCTGCCAGGCCGTCGCAGCGCTGTTCGACTACGCCCTGGACGACAACCTCAACCCGCGCGAGGGCGTCGATATCCGCGGCAAGGTCGCCATCGTCGACATCGGCGGCCGCACGACCGACATCGCCGTTGTGGTCGGCGGAAATCAGATCGACAACGCCTCCTCTGGAACGCGCAACCTGGGCGTTCTCGACGTCTACAAGCTGCTCGAAGGCTCGATCCAGAAGAAGTTCGGGATCCGGGACTCCATCCCGATGAAGGATCTCGACGCGACGGTTCGGTCCGGCACGATCCGCCTCTGGAACAACGACGAGGACGTCAGCGACCTGACGCGGACGGCGATCCGCGAGATCGAGAACCAGATCCTGCGCGAGGTCGAGCGCAAGCTCGGCTCGGCCGCCATGATGAGCGCAGTCGTCTTCGTCGGCGGTGGCGCTGCCCTGTTCAAGGACGTCTCCTCCACCCTGCGCAACGGCTGCACGGTCGAAGATCCTGAGTTCGCCAACGCCCGCGGCCTCTGGAAGTACGCGATGCTTCAGGAGCGCAAGGGCCGCAAGGCGGCCTGA
- a CDS encoding type IV pilus twitching motility protein PilT, producing MDTQLIERIIDEPAPVARANFAARHDGSFYEFAGGFTHDNFDDLLKWAGERKASDITFQTNEPVKSEIGAQIVPITRRALSKNEMEDLARHVYAAHGPGMVLAGYDLDPSHEVRIGGQLFRYRVNVTGIRVPQSTGIQITVRTLPQRPIPLAHLNVEEGILANKRPNQGLFLVTGPTGSGKSTLMSSILGDIVSTPNANEKVLEYASPIEYVYDGIVDPSCSVAQTEVPKHLRPHDGGGADSQESLWGYAIRNALRRKPTIISIGEARDKATIAGCVEAALTGHLVYSTTHVIGVAETLRRLIQPFGGDEKRAMGYDIMQSMRVIVTQLLFPRVGGGKVACREFAIFDAATRNQFLTKNPDDWPAFARKLMVSGRIMSRTMSESAYQAYRAGALSREDWMRIVSAEREST from the coding sequence ATGGACACGCAGCTGATCGAGCGGATCATCGACGAACCGGCCCCGGTGGCGCGCGCGAACTTCGCCGCGCGCCACGACGGCTCGTTCTATGAGTTCGCCGGCGGCTTCACCCACGACAATTTCGACGATCTGCTCAAATGGGCTGGCGAGCGCAAGGCGTCCGACATCACCTTCCAGACCAACGAGCCTGTGAAGTCGGAAATCGGCGCGCAGATCGTGCCGATCACCCGACGAGCCCTGTCGAAAAACGAGATGGAGGACCTCGCCCGGCACGTCTACGCCGCGCATGGTCCCGGCATGGTTCTGGCTGGCTATGACCTCGATCCGTCCCATGAGGTCCGGATCGGCGGGCAGCTCTTCCGCTACCGCGTCAACGTCACCGGCATTCGCGTGCCACAGTCGACCGGCATCCAGATCACCGTTCGAACGCTTCCCCAGCGCCCGATCCCGCTCGCGCATCTCAACGTCGAGGAGGGCATTCTCGCCAACAAGCGCCCCAACCAGGGCCTTTTCCTCGTGACCGGCCCGACGGGCTCGGGCAAGTCGACCCTGATGTCCTCGATCCTGGGGGATATCGTCTCGACACCCAACGCCAACGAGAAGGTGCTCGAATACGCCTCGCCCATCGAATACGTCTATGACGGCATCGTCGACCCGTCCTGCTCGGTCGCCCAGACCGAAGTCCCCAAGCATCTTCGCCCGCATGACGGCGGCGGCGCGGACTCGCAGGAAAGCCTCTGGGGCTACGCGATCCGCAACGCGTTGCGGCGCAAGCCGACCATCATCAGCATCGGCGAGGCGCGCGACAAAGCCACCATCGCAGGCTGCGTCGAGGCGGCCCTGACCGGTCACCTGGTCTATTCGACCACGCACGTCATCGGCGTCGCGGAGACGCTGCGGCGCCTGATCCAGCCGTTTGGCGGCGATGAGAAGCGCGCCATGGGCTACGACATCATGCAGTCGATGCGGGTGATCGTAACCCAGCTGCTCTTCCCGCGGGTCGGCGGAGGCAAGGTCGCGTGCCGCGAGTTCGCGATCTTCGACGCCGCGACCCGCAATCAGTTCCTGACCAAGAACCCCGACGACTGGCCGGCATTCGCCCGCAAGCTGATGGTCAGCGGCAGGATCATGTCCCGGACCATGTCGGAGAGCGCCTACCAGGCCTATCGCGCAGGCGCGCTGAGCCGCGAGGACTGGATGCGCATTGTCTCGGCCGAACGCGAATCCACCTGA
- a CDS encoding type IV secretory system conjugative DNA transfer family protein: MQPPAARDPSAVNPDYKAGRLEIPVSNVPSLEEVVNKAPSHDKVAKTGEDRLRGGAMKDAALSYGARAGLAWESRIINRMLQERSAEIARTYDFQRTMIKGPENVTILPPVISEARQAWETSEAGKTLRVADTVYEIVEQARFSAVPPLWQAYLVRDYKTPEAPPDSLLPKDSTERAQWRDWVSEGWAMGQKQAREIFQADLERLERDFNGMVRYKALLEQGKVSAPVVADARFGTTGTGQDMRVNDRAIRITRDPSLQVGNPQGWKSAPTTPGPEGTTTGHAPGSAPAKVESKETRPAPKPRSAPSTRRAWDGANKPAAPVAAPAAPARPAAAETF; this comes from the coding sequence ATGCAGCCTCCCGCAGCGCGCGACCCTTCCGCGGTCAACCCCGACTACAAGGCCGGCCGCCTGGAGATCCCGGTCTCGAACGTGCCCAGCCTCGAGGAGGTGGTGAACAAGGCACCGTCGCACGACAAGGTCGCCAAGACTGGCGAAGACAGGCTTCGTGGCGGCGCCATGAAGGATGCCGCGCTCTCTTACGGCGCCCGCGCCGGCCTGGCCTGGGAAAGCCGCATCATCAACCGGATGCTGCAGGAGCGTTCGGCTGAGATCGCCCGCACCTATGATTTCCAGCGCACGATGATCAAGGGCCCGGAGAACGTCACGATCCTGCCGCCGGTCATCTCGGAGGCCCGCCAGGCCTGGGAGACCAGCGAAGCCGGGAAGACCCTGCGTGTCGCTGACACGGTCTATGAGATCGTCGAGCAGGCCAGGTTCTCGGCCGTGCCGCCGTTGTGGCAGGCCTATCTCGTTCGCGACTACAAGACGCCTGAGGCGCCGCCTGACAGCCTGCTGCCGAAGGATTCCACCGAGCGTGCGCAGTGGCGCGACTGGGTGAGCGAAGGCTGGGCCATGGGCCAGAAGCAGGCTCGCGAGATCTTCCAGGCCGACCTGGAGCGCCTCGAACGCGATTTCAACGGCATGGTCCGCTACAAGGCCCTTCTCGAACAGGGCAAGGTCTCTGCGCCCGTCGTCGCAGACGCTCGCTTCGGCACGACTGGCACTGGCCAGGACATGCGCGTCAACGATCGCGCCATCCGCATCACGCGTGACCCGTCCCTCCAGGTCGGCAATCCGCAGGGCTGGAAGTCGGCACCGACGACGCCGGGCCCGGAGGGCACCACCACCGGTCATGCTCCGGGTTCTGCTCCGGCGAAGGTCGAGAGCAAGGAAACGCGCCCGGCACCAAAGCCGCGCAGCGCGCCCTCGACGCGTCGCGCCTGGGATGGCGCGAACAAGCCTGCAGCTCCCGTGGCGGCCCCTGCCGCTCCTGCCCGTCCTGCAGCTGCGGAGACGTTTTGA
- a CDS encoding DotD/TraH family lipoprotein (Members of this family include DotD of type IVB secretion systems and TraH of plasmid conjugative plasmid systems, both lipoproteins.), which produces MTLTRRALVCAAFATSLTVMGGCASKVAVEAPVVEGPDASKLLAESADRAARAQEELARIQTARTAPVPRPVEENLAGVPDDLRRTATMEWSGPAEEAARRMAAIVGWDFRVIGNAPATPVMVSVSMRDIAAVKIMENIGLQAQPFAQVAAIASQRRIEFRHLAGGRAVRATSDRMTK; this is translated from the coding sequence ATGACACTGACCCGTAGGGCGCTGGTTTGCGCCGCGTTCGCGACGTCGCTGACCGTGATGGGAGGCTGCGCCAGCAAGGTGGCCGTCGAGGCCCCTGTCGTCGAAGGCCCGGATGCCTCGAAGCTCCTGGCGGAGTCGGCCGATCGCGCCGCCCGCGCCCAGGAAGAGCTCGCCCGGATCCAGACCGCACGCACCGCCCCCGTTCCCCGGCCGGTCGAGGAGAACCTCGCAGGCGTTCCCGACGACCTGCGTCGCACCGCCACCATGGAATGGTCCGGTCCGGCCGAGGAGGCCGCCCGTCGTATGGCGGCAATCGTGGGCTGGGACTTCCGCGTGATCGGCAACGCGCCTGCGACCCCGGTGATGGTCAGCGTCTCGATGCGCGACATCGCCGCGGTGAAGATCATGGAGAACATCGGCCTGCAGGCACAGCCCTTCGCTCAGGTCGCCGCCATCGCAAGTCAGCGCCGCATCGAGTTCAGGCACCTCGCCGGCGGCCGGGCTGTTCGCGCGACGTCCGACCGGATGACCAAGTGA
- a CDS encoding secretion/conjugation apparatus DotM-related subunit, protein MAAKNDQQGNQHPEATFIVLCLVLAGVAYLLWHFFSGYIIRGLFPIQWLQIKFIQLTSGIGRTGTEVLQFVEATIKGDQDAWTIGIADFWAIRTIVGERVQWLMLGLTSIFVAILVKRSFKTDAYKRELSLNGLMSYNAEHWRTSTFSVAFDPDKLWPQMAPQRAPGEWLRDNEISYQGGDLNKAKAESVMAEQLGVLWQGIDNVALHIQVMLMIIGAHAVSPSSGSKKKASDKLRGDITVAYTIHKDPAKRDAIVASLIAPFLASPDITKLIVEVTKKHAWTATILIEFLETSRKAAGVLPSAEFLWLKSIDRPLFYVLNNVGRRKYHVEGAGAMSHYFFEKGAKRGLSEPRVENAVAGILHYLKVEKMVDDLSQMPSDT, encoded by the coding sequence ATGGCAGCCAAGAACGACCAGCAGGGCAACCAGCACCCGGAGGCCACCTTCATCGTCCTGTGTCTCGTCCTGGCGGGCGTGGCGTACCTTCTGTGGCACTTCTTCAGCGGCTACATCATCCGCGGGCTGTTCCCGATCCAGTGGCTCCAGATCAAATTCATCCAGCTCACCTCCGGCATCGGTAGGACCGGAACGGAGGTGCTCCAGTTCGTCGAGGCAACGATCAAGGGCGATCAGGACGCATGGACGATCGGCATTGCCGATTTCTGGGCGATCCGGACGATCGTGGGAGAGCGTGTCCAGTGGCTCATGCTGGGGTTGACCAGCATCTTCGTCGCGATCCTGGTCAAGCGCAGCTTCAAGACCGACGCCTACAAGCGCGAACTCTCGCTGAATGGCCTGATGTCCTACAACGCGGAGCATTGGCGCACGAGCACGTTTTCGGTCGCATTCGATCCCGACAAACTGTGGCCGCAGATGGCCCCGCAGCGTGCCCCAGGAGAGTGGCTGCGAGACAACGAGATCAGCTACCAAGGCGGCGATCTCAACAAGGCCAAGGCCGAGAGCGTCATGGCTGAGCAGCTCGGGGTGCTGTGGCAGGGTATCGACAACGTCGCTCTGCACATCCAGGTCATGCTGATGATCATCGGCGCGCACGCCGTCAGCCCGTCGTCTGGGTCGAAGAAGAAGGCGTCCGATAAGCTCCGCGGCGATATCACCGTCGCCTATACGATCCACAAGGATCCGGCCAAACGAGATGCGATCGTTGCCAGCCTGATCGCTCCGTTCCTGGCCAGCCCTGACATCACCAAACTGATCGTCGAGGTGACCAAGAAACACGCCTGGACCGCGACGATCCTCATCGAGTTCCTCGAAACATCTCGAAAGGCCGCAGGCGTGCTGCCGTCGGCGGAATTCCTCTGGCTGAAATCGATCGATCGGCCGCTGTTCTACGTCCTCAACAACGTCGGGCGCCGGAAGTACCATGTCGAGGGCGCAGGTGCGATGTCGCACTATTTCTTCGAGAAGGGCGCCAAGCGCGGCCTTTCCGAGCCCCGTGTCGAGAATGCAGTTGCCGGCATTCTGCACTATCTCAAGGTTGAGAAGATGGTGGATGACCTGAGCCAGATGCCGTCCGACACTTGA